One segment of Rosa chinensis cultivar Old Blush chromosome 6, RchiOBHm-V2, whole genome shotgun sequence DNA contains the following:
- the LOC112172544 gene encoding chloroplast envelope quinone oxidoreductase homolog, which produces MAAMAAKLMHAVQYDAYGGGPSGLKHVEVPIPTPKKDEVLLKLEAASINPVDWKVQKGVARPILPRKFPYIPVTDVAGEVLEVGQGVRKFKAGDKVVAYLHIVNGGGFAEFATASENLTVTRPPEVSAAEAAGLPVAGLTAHQCLTQAAGVKLDGTGPQKNILVTAASGGVGQYAVQLAKLGNTHVTATCGARNIDFVKSLGADEVLDYKTPEGAALKSPSGRKYDAVIHCATGIPWCTFEPNLSPNGKVIDITPGPSALFTFALKNLTFSKKKLVPLLMNAKAENLDYLVKLVKEGKLKTVIDSKYPLSKAEDAWAKSIDGHAAGKIIVEP; this is translated from the exons aTGGCAGCCATGGCGGCCAAACTTATGCATGCGGTTCAGTACGACGCTTATGGTGGAGGACCTTCTGGTTTAAAG CATGTTGAGGTTCCAATCCCCACTCCCAAAAAAGATGAGGTTTTACTGAAATTGGAAGCGGCTAGCATAAACCCGGTTGATTGGAAAGTTCAGAAAGGCGTAGCGCGCCCTATTTTGCCACGCAAATTTCCTTATATACCTG TTACTGATGTGGCCGGAGAGGTTTTGGAGGTTGGACAAGGAGTTCGGAAGTTTAAAGCAGGCGACAAAGTTGTAGCATATCTCCACATCGTT AATGGAGGTGGATTTGCTGAGTTTGCAACTGCTAGTGAGAATTTGACGGTTACTAGGCCGCCTGAAGTTTCAGCAGCCGAAGCTGCAGGATTACCTGTTGCTGGTCTCACAGCTCACCAGTGTCTCACCCAAGCTGCAGGAGTCAAGCTTGACGGCACTGGCCCACAGAAGAACATACTGGTTACTGCTGCCTCCGGTGGTGTGGGTCAGTATGCAGTCCAACTTGCAAAGCTGGGAAACACCCACGTCACAGCTACATGTGGAGCTCGTAACATTGATTTCGTCAAGAGCTTAGGGGCCGATGAGGTTCTTGACTACAAGACCCCTGAAGGGGCAGCTCTGAAGAGCCCATCTGGTCGCAAATATGATGCTGTAATCCACTGTGCGACGGGCATTCCTTGGTGCACTTTTGAGCCGAATTTGAGTCCAAATGGGAAGGTTATAGACATTACTCCTGGTCCAAGTGCTTTGTTTACTTTCGCTCTAAAGAATCTCACCTTCTCCAAGAAGAAGCTAGTGCCGCTGCTCATGAATGCCAAGGCGGAGAATCTGGATTATCTTGTGAAGTTGGTGAAGGAAGGAAAGCTGAAGACAGTGATCGACTCAAAGTATCCTCTGAGCAAGGCTGAAGATGCTTGGGCTAAGAGTATTGATGGCCATGCTGCTGGGAAGATCATTGTGGAGCCTTAA
- the LOC112174714 gene encoding chloroplast envelope quinone oxidoreductase homolog: MAAMAAKLMRAVQYDSYGGGPSGLKHVEVPIPTPKKDEVLLKLEAATINPIDWKVQKGVLRPFLPRKFPYIPVSDVAGEVVDVGQGVQKFKAGDKVVAFFTQANGGGFAEFATASESLTVTRPPEVSAAEGAGLPIAGLTAHQCLTQAAGVKLDGTGPQKNILVTAASGGVGHYAVQLAKLGNTHVTATCGARNVEFVKSLGADEVLDYKTPEGAALNSPSGRKYDAVIHCATGIPWSTFEPNLSPNGKVIDITPSPSALLTFALKKLTFSKKQLVPLFVNAKAENLDCLVKLVKEGKLKTVIDSKYPLSKAEEAWAKSIDGHATGKIIVEP, translated from the exons ATGGCAGCCATGGCAGCAAAACTTATGCGTGCGGTTCAGTACGACAGTTATGGTGGAGGACCTTCCGGTCTAAAG CATGTTGAGGTTCCGATCCCAACTccgaagaaagatgaggttttgctgAAATTGGAAGCGGCTACCATAAATCCAATTGATTGGAAAGTTCAGAAAGGCGTACTGCGCCCTTTTTTACCAAGAAAGTTCCCTTATATACCTG TTAGTGATGTGGCTGGAGAGGTTGTCGACGTTGGACAAGGAGTTCAGAAGTTCAAAGCGGGCGACAAAGTTGTAGCATTTTTCACCCAGGCT AATGGAGGTGGATTTGCTGAGTTTGCAACTGCTAGTGAGAGTTTGACTGTTACTAGGCCGCCTGAAGTTTCAGCAGCCGAAGGTGCAGGGTTACCTATTGCTGGTCTCACAGCTCACCAGTGTCTCACCCAAGCTGCAGGAGTCAAGCTTGATGGCACTGGCCCACAGAAGAACATATTGGTTACTGCTGCCTCAGGCGGTGTAGGTCACTATGCAGTTCAATTGGCAAAGCTTGGGAACACTCACGTGACAGCCACTTGTGGTGCACGCAACGTTGAATTTGTCAAGAGCTTAGGGGCCGATGAGGTTCTTGACTACAAGACCCCTGAAGGGGCAGCTCTGAATAGCCCTTCTGGTCGGAAGTACGATGCTGTTATCCACTGTGCAACTGGCATTCCTTGGTCCACATTTGAGCCGAATTTGAGTCCAAATGGGAAGGTTATAGACATTACTCCCAGTCCAAGTGCATTGCTTACTTTTGCTCTGAAGAAACTCACCTTCTCCAAAAAGCAACTGGTGCCGCTGTTCGTGAATGCCAAGGCAGAGAATCTGGATTGTCTTGTGAAGTTGGTGAAGGAAGGAAAGCTCAAGACAGTGATTGACTCAAAGTATCCTCTGAGCAAGGCTGAAGAAGCTTGGGCTAAGAGTATTGATGGCCATGCTACTGGGAAGATCATTGTGGAGCCTTAA
- the LOC112173667 gene encoding LOW QUALITY PROTEIN: chloroplast envelope quinone oxidoreductase homolog (The sequence of the model RefSeq protein was modified relative to this genomic sequence to represent the inferred CDS: substituted 1 base at 1 genomic stop codon), protein MAVKLMHAVQYNSYGGXPSGLKHVEIPIPTPKKDEVLLKLEAASLNPVDWTIQTGLMRPLFFPRHFPHTPVSDVAGEVVEVGQGVRKFKVGDKVVAILTLSNGGGFAEFATASESLTVTRPPEVSAAEAAGLPIAGITAHKCLTQAAGVKLDGTGPQKNILVTAASGGVGHYAVQLAKLGNHHVTATCGARNIDLVKSLGADEVPDYKTPEGAALNSPSGRKYDAVIHCTTGIPWSTFNPNLSPNGKVIDITPGPRAMLTFTLQKLTCSKKQLVPLLVIRKAENLEYLVQLVKEGKLKTVIDSTHPLSKAEDAWGKSIDGHATGKIIVEPK, encoded by the exons ATGGCGGTAAAGCTTATGCATGCGGTTCAGTACAACAGTTATGGTGGATGACCGTCTGGTTTAAAG CATGTTGAGATTCCAATCCCAACTccgaagaaagatgaggttttgctgAAATTAGAAGCAGCTAGTCTGAATCCCGTTGATTGGACAATTCAGACAGGCTTGATGCGGCCTTTATTTTTCCCGCGCCACTTTCCTCATACTCCTG TTAGCGATGTGGCCGGAGAGGTTGTCGAGGTTGGACAAGGAGTTCGAAAGTTCAAAGTGGGCGACAAAGTTGTGGCAATTCTCACCCTCTCT AATGGAGGTGGATTTGCTGAATTTGCAACTGCTAGTGAGAGTTTGACTGTTACTAGGCCGCCGGAAGTTTCAGCAGCTGAAGCTGCAGGGTTACCTATTGCAGGTATCACAGCTCACAAGTGTCTCACTCAAGCTGCAGGAGTCAAGCTGGACGGCACCGGCCCGCAGAAAAACATATTGGTTACTGCTGCCTCTGGAGGTGTAGGGCACTATGCAGTCCAACTAGCAAAGCTCGGGAACCATCATGTCACAGCCACTTGTGGAGCGCGTAACATTGATTTGGTCAAGAGCTTAGGGGCTGACGAGGTTCCTGACTACAAGACCCCTGAAGGGGCAGCTCTGAATAGCCCTTCTGGTCGGAAATATGATGCTGTGATCCACTGTACAACGGGCATTCCTTGGTCCACTTTTAATCCGAATTTGAGTCCAAATGGGAAGGTCATAGACATTACTCCCGGTCCAAGGGCTATGCTTACTTTCACTCTACAGAAACTCACCTGCTCCAAGAAGCAGCTGGTGCCGCTGCTGGTGATTCGCAAGGCTGAGAACCTGGAATATCTTGTTCAGTTGGTGAAGGAAGGAAAGCTCAAGACGGTGATCGACTCAACGCATCCTCTGAGCAAGGCTGAAGATGCTTGGGGTAAGAGCATCGACGGCCATGCTACTGGGAAGATCATTGTGGAGCCTAAATAG